In Spea bombifrons isolate aSpeBom1 chromosome 12, aSpeBom1.2.pri, whole genome shotgun sequence, the following proteins share a genomic window:
- the LOC128469753 gene encoding leucine-rich glioma-inactivated protein 1-like — translation MSLSVHVSFGTIFLLGLFLFGQTRPGRRPPKWRCPLPCNCTGDSVLCDGSSFIPNTYPSNVISVSFRRCSFKYIPPGSFAPSQTLQILLFTSSSFDTISDDAFLGLKHLEYLFIENNKIKAVSGNAFRGLKSLVHLSLANNRLESLPRGLFLHLPAVKQIDLRGNPMLCNCQMKWLIEWMNGIGKNVAVWPPLPCAEPSKLIGRNLSDLTVNDFYCVSSNLIQRWTFKLPSLSVKSFQYLSDQYVVITHPFEGRCTFMEWDHVAYVFRQYDSIKGASIVSCLPLVIGDQLFVVVAQLFGGSYIYRFDSNPGTLSSFRLFQKLPDTRKPNDVEYFRSTDNEHYFVIADSAKSGASTLYKWDGRGFYTHQKLPHWHRDTDAEPLLLSGSTHLIMSSGSQRPVVYRFEDKRLRRLTDIPEAWDVYAVKHFTDPEDGVFACLVSYIGESSLVRWDGSMFRQLQQLPSRGSHVFQPLMIGDSWHALLGHDFGYAFVYQLEKWKHWEIEEGSDRERPRGPLVPFQELRVLAARAFSTVQVRGRQFVFVASVGGDTVVYEYVKYENNI, via the exons ATGAGTCTCTCGGTCCATGTGTCATTTGGAACTATCTTCCTTTTgggtctttttctttttggccAAACACGGCCCGGACGCCGACCACCTAAATGGAGATGTCCCCTACCCTGCAACTGCACCGGAGACAGCGTCCTTTGTGACGGATCCAGCTTCATACCCAACACTTACCCCTCGAACGTCATCTCTGT GTCCTTCAGACGATGTTCCTTCAAGTATATTCCCCCTGGAAGCTTTGCCCCCTCCCAGACCTTGCAGATCTT ATTATTTACATCAAGTTCCTTTGATACGATCTCAGACGATGCTTTCCTGGGACTCAAACATCTGGAATATTT GTTTATTGAAAACAACAAAATCAAAGCAGTTTCCGGAAACGCATTTCGCGGCTTGAAATCGCTGGTCCACCT GAGTTTGGCAAATAATCGCCTGGAATCCCTCCCGCGGGGGCTGTTCCTGCACCTGCCGGCTGTGAAGCAAAT AGACCTACGTGGAAACCCAATGCTCTGCAACTGCCAAATGAAATGGTTGATCGAGTGGATGAATGGGATTGGGAAGAACGTGGCGGTGTGGCCTCCATTACCATGCGCTGAACCTTCTAAACTCATCGGGCGCAATCTGAGCGACCTGACGGTGAACGACTTCTACTGCGTGAGCAGCA acCTAATCCAGCGTTGGACCTTCAAGCTTCCATCTTTGTCCGTGAAATCCTTTCAGTATCTATCAGACCAATACGTAGTCATAACGCATCCTTTTGAGGGACGTTGCACATTTATGGAGTGGGACCATGTCGCTTATGTTTTCCGACAGTATGacagcattaaag GTGCTTCTATTGTCTCCTGTCTACCTTTGGTGATTGGAGATCAGCTATTTGTCGTGGTGGCCCAGTTATTCGGCGGCTCGTACATCTATCGCTTTGACTCAAACCCAGGAACCCTCTCTTCCTTCCGCCTCTTCCAGAAACTCCCCGACACTCGCAAGCCCAACGACGTAGAATATTTCAGGTCAACAGACAACGAACATTATTTCGTGATCGCAGACAGCGCCAAATCAGGAGCGAGCACTTTGTACAAATGGGACGGACGTGGATTTTACACCCACCAAAAGCTTCCCCATTGGCATCGAGATACAGACGCTGAACCCTTGCTCCTCTCGGGTTCCACACACCTGATCATGAGCAGCGGATCCCAGAGACCGGTTGTGTACCGGTTTGAGGACAAACGTCTCCGACGCCTCACTGACATCCCGGAAGCTTGGGATGTGTACGCCGTGAAGCATTTCACAGATCCAGAAGATGGGGTTTTTGCCTGCTTGGTGAGCTACATAGGCGAATCGTCCCTTGTGCGTTGGGATGGCTCAATGTTCCGGCAGCTCCAGCAACTACCGTCCAGAGGCTCTCATGTTTTCCAGCCTTTGATGATAGGGGATAGTTGGCATGCTCTTCTGGGCCATGATTTTGGTTATGCTTTTGTCTACCAGTTAGAGAAGTGGAAGCATTGGGAGATAGAGGAAGGAAGTGACAGAGAGAGACCACGGGGACCTCTGGTGCCATTTCAGGAGCTCCGTGTCCTGGCGGCACGGGCTTTCTCCACCGTGCAGGTGCGAGGTAGACAATTTGTCTTCGTGGCCAGCGTTGGAGGAGATACTGTGGTATACGAGTATGTAAAGTAtgaaaacaacatataa
- the FXYD1 gene encoding phospholemman: protein MEVPLLIFFSSIVITAALDSETEKKDVEEDDPFHFDYVSLRIGGLVFAGVLFILGILIILSRKCRCKFNQHQRTGEPVEEEGSLRASIRRLSSRRL, encoded by the exons ATGGAAGTCCCACTCCTCATTTTCTTCTCGTCCATCGTGATCACCGCAGCGCTCG ATTCTGAAACGGAGAAGAAAGACGTGGAGGAGGACGACCCGTTTCATTTCG ATTATGTATCTCTCCGGATCGGAGGTTTGGTCTTTGCCGGAGTCCTCTTCATCCTCGGGATCCTCATCATCTTGA GCCGAAAATGCCGTTGTAAATTCAACCAGCATCAAAG AACCGGGGAGCCTGTTGAAGAAGAAGGTTCTCTCCGAGCATCCATAAGAC GTCTTTCCAGCAGGCGGTTATAG
- the FXYD7 gene encoding FXYD domain-containing ion transport regulator 7 — MATPTERTEKASMYGDQDPFVYDYDTVRMTGLILAIVMFLLGIIVALSNKFKCKQRNPNGSQADGRQPLQTQTPGGSV, encoded by the exons ATGGCTACCCCAACCGAACGAACCGAGAAAG CCAGCATGTATGGGGATCAGGACCCTTTCGTATACG ATTATGACACGGTACGGATGACCGGACTCATTCTCGCCATCGTCATGTTCCTTCTGGGTATCATCGTTGCTCTGA GTAACAAATTTAAATGCAAGCAGAGGAATCCAAA tggatCTCAGGCTGACGGACGGCAACCTCTTCAAACTCAAA cTCCTGGAGGAAGTGTATAG